From one Lycium ferocissimum isolate CSIRO_LF1 chromosome 5, AGI_CSIRO_Lferr_CH_V1, whole genome shotgun sequence genomic stretch:
- the LOC132056206 gene encoding uncharacterized protein LOC132056206 yields MGTAKEHIEEIRRSKFSIGGETNPLTEDLHQAVKNLSAELYAKDVHFLMELIQNAEDNEYDKGVDPSLEFVITSKDITETGAQATLLIFNNEKGFSHKNIESICSVGRSTKKGNRKHGYIGEKGIGFKSVFLITARPYIFSNGYQIRFNEEPCQHCNVGYIVPEWVEANPTLSVISQIYGSSATLPATTLVLPLKSDKMKPVKQQLSRIHPEVLLFLSKIKKLSVREHNEDPRLNTVSAISISRETDFVKKKNIDAESYLLHLSADEKSGLGECSYYMWKQKFPVKREHRVDRRMEVDEWVITLAFPNGERLNRGTSSPGIYAFLPTEMVTNFPFIIQADFLLASSRETILLDNIWNQGILDCVPTAFVNAFTSLVRANERAPVSSLTHMFGFLPVNESPFPILNGVRDSIKGKLLDESIIPCESYMEQQFFQKPSDVGRLFPAFWNLLNKARKQGVVLHNISSHGRFIVNSAFDKEMYNHILNFLEVKQVDNGWYAKCIQSSNLVLGVSEDVYLELLAFVAEKWLSSFKTTEMMNIQLLKYVDFDDDVALCSIYEALNGDHSLLLSRESGHIYWLINWNSEFRFANHLFFAKSTQEKVRSHSKCKTVLDWLKDEANVCSVNVHDYALLLLKSHSYDRKIVVALTHFLHQSLTRNYLSREQVAALCSKLRLVDNYGQVTRRRKGILVPANGSKWVQLVGSNLWRHKGYVELGEDYLHSGSYAGVSTSEKQLLEFLKDNVAAMDIPDLPPPDAAISSMSSPLTKENALLLLEWIRNMKRNKVSLPTRFSSCIREGSWLKISLSGSPGYRPPSKSFFHNSSWGHVLQNGSVLVDIPLVDQEYYGSELKQYKKELSTAGVMFKFKKACKYIGEHFMSLATNSTLTKGHVVSILNFIKYLREKYLSPDTFINSINDRRWLRTTQGAKSPRESVFFDSEWNAASQISDIPFIDHNHYGDEILKFKAELKLLGVVFGFNQNYQLVVDNLRSPARIGCLSSDALLLILNCIRNLRLSDKICRALRDSRCMKTINMGYKCPNECFLLDPVWGCLLQVFGSFPVIGTNFYGSTILSYKSELHKLGVAVSFDEATQAFVSVFKQQTAKCSLNKDSVLSLLACYRKLKPTSFKFPSDLKSCIQEVKWLRTRIGDKAPKDCILFDSAWESISSISLLPFIDDSEARYGRSIHEYKDELKSMGVTVTFASGAKFVPASLRLPEDPSAITVPVAFSLFECLRKLEHDDVQIANLRSKLARKWMKTNAGYRSPDKCLLFGPQWNPILQPEDGPFIDDKFYGSNIGKYEKELMSLGVVVEIGDGCSLLADYLDCHSSSITITRICKYLSKFNWEPTKEGPRNIWIPNGDNDGEWVNPDDCVLHDKSGFFGLQLHVLEKHYDKELLSFFSKLGVKSNPSLDYFHRLWKSWEDAGRSLSQSECQPFWEFTVKHWSSRTENFLSENLSKLPAGSGLKGILMLDKRDVFIADDLYLKDLFEQSSSHPLFVWYPQPSLPSLPRQKLLEIYGKIGGRNLSESVQKKGLSSVNCDGLEQVLPEEIFIGRGLFKLILGFLADPSLQMEAQKRHEALKCLMDVSIFETLEPITMDCSLSLSTGEVLNVKVSRMMCWERESSKIFIQRLDKSGGHKCKLEYATYFSEVVAEGILREKEDNFHQLAELIKLGFILEFDEAAVGFLMKTKNLQIFLEDEEFLSSAFSSE; encoded by the exons AATGCAGAGGATAACGAGTATGACAAAGGCGTTGATCCATCACTGGAATTTGTAATAACTTCTAAAGATATTACTGAGACTGGTGCTCAAGCAACCCTTTTGATATTCAATAACGAGAAAGGTTTCTCTCATAAGAACATTGAGTCCATATGCAGTGTTGGACGTTCCACTAAGAAAGGCAATCGCAAGCATGGCTACATAGGTGAAAAAG GTATTGGATTCAAGAGTGTGTTTCTCATCACTGCTCGGCCCTACATCTTCAGCAATGGGTATCAGATACGATTCAACGAGGAACCTTGCCAGCACTGCAATGTAGGCTATATTGTACCTGAGTGGGTGGAAGCAAACCCAACTCTGTCAGTTATAAGCCAAATCTATGGGTCTTCTGCTACTCTTCCAGCCACAACTTTAGTGCTACCACTGAAATCCGACAAGATGAAACCTGTTAAGCAGCAGCTTTCCAGAATTCATCCTGAAGTTCTTCTATTTCTTTCGAAGATAAAGAAGCTCTCGGTCAGGGAACACAATGAGGATCCCAGGCTTAATACAGTCAGTGCCATTTCCATTTCTAGGGAGACTGATTTTGTTAAGAAGAAGAACATTGATGCTGAATCCTACCTGCTCCATCTCTCAGCTGATGAAAAATCTGGTCTGGGGGAATGCAGTTACTACATGTGGAAGCAGAAGTTTCCTGTCAAGCGGGAGCATAGAGTGGATAGAAGAATGGAAGTTGATGAGTGGGTAATCACTTTAGCTTTTCCCAATGGAGAGCGCCTCAACAGGGGAACAAGCTCTCCTGGGATTTATGCTTTTCTTCCCACGGAGATGGTCACGAACTTCCCTTTCATAATTCAGGCAGATTTTCTTCTAGCATCGTCAAGGGAGACAATCCTTCTAGATAACATATGGAACCAGGGCATTCTTGACTGCGTCCCTACAGCTTTTGTCAATGCTTTCACATCACTTGTGAGAGCTAATGAAAGAGCTCCTGTTTCTTCTCTGACTCATATGTTTGGCTTTTTGCCAGTCAATGAATCTCCTTTTCCAATTCTTAATGGCGTGAGAGATTCCATTAAAGGAAAACTGCTGGATGAAAGTATCATTCCGTGCGAGTCATACATGGAACAGCAATTCTTCCAGAAACCCAGTGACGTTGGTAGGCTGTTTCCTGCTTTCTGGAATCTGCTGAACAAGGCGAGGAAGCAGGGGGTGGTATTGCATAACATCTCATCGCATGGAAGATTCATTGTGAACTCAGCTTTTGATAAGGAGATGTACAACCATATATTAAACTTTCTGGAAGTGAAGCAAGTTGACAATGGATGGTATGCAAAGTGCATTCAGAGTTCCAATCTTGTTTTGGGAGTCTCCGAGGATGTTTACCTGGAACTTTTAGCATTTGTTGCTGAGAAATGGCTGTCTTCTTTCAAGACAACTGAGATGATGAACATACAACTTTTGAAATATgttgattttgatgatgatgttgcttTGTGTAGCATATATGAGGCATTGAATGGTGATCATTCATTGCTTTTGTCTCGTGAGTCTGGTCACATCTATTGGCTGATCAACTGGAACTCAGAATTTCGTTTTGCCAATCACCTCTTCTTTGCCAAATCAACACAAGAAAAAGTCCGGAGTCATTCTAAATGCAAGACGGTTTTGGATTGGCTTAAAGATGAGGCCAATGTGTGCAGTGTGAATGTGCACGACTATGCTCTTCTGCTTCTTAAGTCACACAGTTATGATAGAAAAATTGTTGTGGCTCTGACCCACTTCTTACATCAGTCCCTCACAAGAAACTATTTATCTAGAGAACAAGTTGCTGCTTTATGCAGTAAACTGCGGCTCGTTGATAACTATGGACAGGTCACCAGACGGAGGAAAGGGATACTGGTGCCTGCAAATGGTAGCAAATGGGTGCAGTTGGTTGGTTCAAACCTGTGGAGGCACAAAGGCTATGTTGAGCTCGGGGAAGATTATTTGCATTCTGGCAGCTATGCTGGAGTTTCTACCAGCGAAAAACAGCTTCTCGAATTTCTCAAGGACAATGTTGCAGCTATGGACATTCCTGACCTACCCCCTCCTGATGCAGCGATTTCTAGTATGTCTTCTCCTCTAACCAAGGAGAATGCATTGCTGCTGTTGGAATGGATTCGTAATATGAAAAGGAACAAGGTTTCCTTGCCAACAAGGTTCTCGAGCTGCATAAGGGAGGGAAGCTGGCTGAAGATATCACTGAGTGGTAGCCCTGGTTACAGGCCTCCATCAAAATCATTCTTCCATAATTCATCATGGGGACATGTGCTGCAGAATGGATCAGTTCTTGTAGATATTCCATTAGTTGATCAGGAGTACTATGGCAGTGAACTGAAACAGTACAAGAAGGAGTTAAGCACAGCGGGCGTCATGTTTAAATTTAAGAAGGCATGTAAATATATCGGAGAACATTTTATGTCTCTGGCAACTAATTCTACTTTAACCAAAGGCCACGTGGTGTCAATCCTCAATTTCATCAAGTATCTAAGGGAGAAATATCTTTCCCCCGATACCTTTATCAATAGCATCAATGATAGAAGGTGGTTGCGCACTACTCAAGGTGCGAAGAGCCCCCGGGAGTCTGTTTTCTTTGACAGTGAGTGGAATGCTGCCTCACAGATCAGTGACATCCCATTTATTGACCATAATCATTATGGGGATGAGATTCTCAAATTTAAAGCAGAACTGAAGCTgcttggagttgtgtttggtttcAATCAAAATTACCAGCTCGTTGTTGACAACCTGAGATCTCCAGCACGCATAGGTTGCCTGAGTTCTGATGCTTTGCTCTTGATACTGAATTGCATTCGCAATCTGAGGTTATCTGACAAAATATGCCGGGCACTTAGGGATAGCAGATGCATGAAGACCATAAACATGGGGTATAAATGTCCGAATGAATGCTTTTTGCTTGATCCTGTGTGGGGCTGCCTGCTGCAGGTTTTCGGCAGCTTTCCTGTTATTGGTACAAATTTCTACGGAAGCACTATCTTGTCATATAAAAGCGAGTTGCATAAATTAGGTGTGgctgtttcttttgatgaggCCACTCAAGCTTTTGTTTCTGTTTTTAAGCAGCAGACGGCGAAATGTTCTTTAAACAAGGATAGTGTGCTTTCCCTTCTTGCCTGCTACAGAAAGTTGAAGCCAACTAGCTTTAAATTTCCTTCAGATCTTAAGAGCTGCATTCAAGAGGTCAAGTGGTTGCGAACTCGAATTGGTGATAAAGCACCTAAAGACTGCATACTCTTTGATTCAGCTTGGGAATCTATCTCTTCAATCTCTCTGTTGCCTTTTATCGATGATAGTGAGGCTCGGTACGGAAGGAGCATTCATGAGTACAAGGATGAACTTAAGAGTATGGGAGTTACGGTGACATTTGCAAGTGGGGCAAAGTTTGTTCCTGCAAGCCTTCGATTACCTGAAGACCCTAGCGCCATTACTGTTCCAGTGGCATTCTCATTGTTTGAGTGCTTACGGAAGTTGGAGCATGATGATGTTCAGATTGCTAATTTGCGGTCTAAACTTGctagaaaatggatgaagacGAATGCTGGTTACAGGTCTCCAGATAAGTGCTTATTGTTTGGTCCCCAGTGGAATCCTATCTTACAGCCAGAAGATGGTCCTTTCATCGATGATAAATTTTATGGTTCGAACATAGGAAAATATGAGAAAGAGCTCATGTCTCTTGGTGTTGTGGTTGAAATTGGAGATGGATGCTCATTGCTTGCTGATTACCTTGATTGCCACTCCAGCAGCATTACTATCACTAGGATCTGTAAGTACTTGAGCAAGTTCAACTGGGAGCCAACTAAAGAAGGTCCTAGAAACATATGGATTCCAAATGGTGATAACGATGGAGAGTGGGTAAATCCTGATGATTGTGTTCTGCATGACAAAAGTGGTTTCTTTGGCCTACAGCTGCATGTTCTTGAGAAGCATTATGACAAGGAGCTGCTCAGTTTCTTCTCCAAATTAGGTGTCAAAAGCAATCCTTCTCTTGATTATTTTCACAGGCTTTGGAAGTCATGGGAAGATGCTGGGCGCAGTTTGTCACAATCAGAGTGTCAACCTTTCTGGGAGTTCACTGTGAAGCACTGGAGCTCAAGAACCGAGAACTTCCTATCTGAGAACTTGTCTAAACTTCCTGCAGGTTCAGGCTTGAAGGGAATTTTAATGCTTGACAAACGTGATGTTTTTATTGCAGATGATCTCTATCTGAAGGATTTATTTGAACAGTCTTCTTCTCATCCCTTGTTCGTTTGGTATCCACAACCAAGCTTGCCATCTTTGCCTCGGCAGAAGCTGCTTGAAATTTACGGCAAAATTGGTGGACGTAATTTGTCTGAATCTGTTCAAAAGAAAGGCCTGTCTTCTGTTAATTGTGATGGACTTGAGCAGGTGCTCCCAGAAGAAATCTTCATTGGGAGGGGTTTGTTTAAGTTAATTCTTGGCTTCCTTGCTGATCCTTCACTCCAAATGGAAGCGCAGAAGAGACATGAAGCTCTTAAATGCCTCATGGATGTTAGTATTTTTGAGACATTAGAACCAATAACCATGGATTGCAGTCTGTCACTTTCTACTGGAGAAGTTCTGAACGTGAAAGTGAGCCGTATGATGTGCTGGGAAAGAGAAAGTTCAAAGATCTTTATACAGAGGCTGGACAAATCAGGTGGTCACAAGTGCAAGCTTGAGTACGCTACATATTTCTCCGAGGTAGTTGCTGAGGGAATTCTAAGGGAGAAGGAAGATAATTTTCACCAACTGGCTGAATTGATCAAGTTGGGTTTCATCCTGGAGTTTGATGAGGCAGCTGTTGGGTTCTTGATGAAAACAAAGAATCTGCAGATATTTTTGGAGGATGAAGAATTCCTTTCCTCTGCCTTCTCTTCTGAATAG